The following proteins are co-located in the Tripterygium wilfordii isolate XIE 37 chromosome 2, ASM1340144v1, whole genome shotgun sequence genome:
- the LOC120011223 gene encoding uncharacterized protein LOC120011223, with product MAKTDNNDPEKSEITKMQNHWHDDPSDPLYLHHSDQPGLILVTQSLNQENYPLWSHAMLMALIAKNKDGFIDGTVTKPVTGSTAEVKQWTRCDLLVKGWILNTVTPAIGQSVMYNDSALAVWNELKELLSTTNSVYLFHIEQEIHDCLQGNMTIGEYYTKLKSLWDKRDALCPLPPCSGDIAKTLHQYQQTQRTIKFLMGLNEVYAAARGQILLMDPLPPANKVFSLVNQDEKQRVISSQGLGKAPEAAAFTARERFNHTGKAPLSHLSTIRCHRCHLTGHSTENCRAHLKCDYCGHKGHTIDICRKLKRANSHGDKSNHLNTNSHSRSKAYHVSFQPDNTDSTPPSYNLTADQYHDLLALIDQNKVGNMASQVNAATTMSNVSGPTIGGDDWDRN from the exons ATGGCAAAGACCGACAACAATGACCCAGAAAAATCTGAGATAACCAAGATGCAAAACCATTGGCACGATGATCCAAGTGATCCTCTCTATCTTCACCACTCGGACCAACCTGGTCTTATCCTGGTGACCCAATCGCTGAATCAAGAGAACTATCCTCTTTGGAGTCATGCCATGCTCATGGCCCTTATTGCCAAGAACAAAGACGGTTTCATCGATGGAACCGTGACCAAACCTGTCACAGGATCCACGGCAGAGGTAAAGCAATGGACTCGTTGTGATcttcttgtcaaaggatggatcctcaaCACAGTAACCCCTGCAATCGGACAAAGCGTCATGTACAATGATAGTGCTCTTGCCGTCTGGAATGAACTAAAGGAACTACTCTCTACCACCAACAGTGTGTACCTTTTTCACATTGAGCAGGAAATCCATGATTGCTTGCAAGGCAACATGACCATTGGTGAATACTACACCAAGCTCAAAAGTCTCTGGGACAAACGAGATGCACTTTGTCCTCTACCACCTTGTAGTGGGGATATTGCCAAGACTCTACATCAATACCAACAGACACAACGTACCATCAAGTTCCTTATGGGACTCAATGAGGTTTATGCAGCAGCACGTGGTCAAATTCTTCTCATGGATCCACTACCTCCTGCTAACAAAGTGTTCTCTCTTGTCAATCAAGACGAAAAACAACGAGTCATCTCCTCACAAGGTCTGGGTAAAGCACCAGAGGCAGCAGCTTTCACCGCTAGAGAAAGGTTCAATCATACAGGGAAAGCTCCTTTGTCCCACCTCTCCACTATCCGTTGCCATCGTTGCCACCTTACTGGTCACTCCACTGAAAACTGTCGGGCACACTTAAAATGTGACTACTGCGGACACAAAGGTCACACAATCGACATTTGCCGCAAGCTTAAGAGGGCCAACTCTCACGGTGATAAGAGTAATCATTTGAACACAAACTCTCATTCTCGTTCAAAGGCTTATCATGTAAGTTTTCAACCAGACAATACTGATAGCACACCACCTTCCTACAACCTCACGGCAGATCAATATCATGATCTCCTTGCTCTTATTGATCAAAACAAAGTAGGAAACATGGCTAGTCAAGTGAATGCGGCAACTACAATGAGCAACGTTTCAG GACCAACGATCGGGGGAGATGATTGGGATAGGAACTGA
- the LOC120006189 gene encoding nicotinamide adenine dinucleotide transporter 1, chloroplastic-like — protein MSEDKESSPGRSPRKLLCHAGSGAVAGAIAATFMCPLDVIKTRLQVHGLPQAPVSSRGGSIIVTSLQNIVRTEGLRGMYRGLSPTLLALLPNWAVYFAVYEQLKGLLHSHGDGNGQLTIGANMVAAAGAGAATSIATNPLWVVKTRLQTQGMRPGVVPYKGIFSALRRIAHEEGIRGLYSGILPSLAGISHVAIQFPAYEKIKSYMAKMDNTTVDNLSPGDVAIASSVAKVLASVLTYPHEVVRSRLQEQGYVRHHDAQYAGVVDCIKKVFRKEGFPGFYRGCATNLLRTTPSAVITFTSYEMIHRFLQRIILQYPKHSTSQTEADGGVKHQQENGGTKGSNNTVLQQSQTQSNNITHPISLGNKEQLSPGN, from the exons ATGAGTGAAGATAAGGAATCGTCCCCTGGTCGGAGTCCCAGGAAATTATTATGCCACGCCGGTTCCGGCGCCGTTGCAG GCGCGATTGCGGCGACTTTTATGTGCCCCTTGGATGTTATAAAGACAAGGCTACAAGTCCATGGCCTACCTCAAGCTCCGGTTTCTAGTCGCGGAG GTAGTATCATTGTCACAAGCTTACAGAACATAGTGAGGACTGAAGGTCTTAGGGGAATGTATCGCGGACTCTCTCCAACTTTATTAGCGCTCCTTCCGAACTGGGCA GTGTATTTCGCAGTCTATGAGCAACTAAAAGGCCTACTTCATTCAcatg GTGATGGCAATGGTCAACTCACAATTGGTGCTAATATGGTAGCTGCTGCGGGGGCTGGAGCTGCAACATCTATTGCAACAAATCCGTTGTGGGTTGTTAAGACCAGACTCCAA ACACAAGGGATGAGGCCAGGTGTGGTTCCATACAAAGGCATATTTTCTGCTTTGAGAAGAATCGCACACGAGGAAGGCATACGGGGACTCTATAG TGGCATTCTTCCTTCGTTGGCTGGTATAAGCCATGTTGCAATTCAGTTTCCCGCGTATGAGAAGATCAAGTCTTACATGGCCAAGATGG ATAATACCACTGTTGATAATCTGAGTCCTGGTGACGTTGCAATTGCTTCCTCAGTAGCCAAAGTACTTGCCTCCGTGTTGACATACCCGCACGAG GTTGTGCGTTCAAGGCTTCAAGAGCAAGGTTATGTCAGACATCATGATGCTCAATATGCTGGGGTTGTTGACTGCATTAAAAAGGTGTTCCGTAAGGAAGGTTTTCCTGGCTTTTACCGCGGTTGTGCAACTAATCTGTTGAGAACAACTCCCTCTGCCGTTATTACATTTACTAGTTATGAGATGATACATAGGTTTCTGCAGCGCATTATACTACAATATCCTAAGCATTCAACTTCCCAGACTGAAGCTGATGGCGGCGTGAAGCATCAGCAGGAAAATGGAGGCACTAAGGGGAGTAACAACACTGTTTTGCagcaatcacaaactcaatcaaATAATATCACCCACCCAATATCTCTTGGAAACAAAGAACAGCTATCTCCGGGAAATTGA
- the LOC119979987 gene encoding uncharacterized protein LOC119979987, translating into MATLQKFKLLATQCGVAPSPTRSPRTSPLVQLRRRKTTLRMLLSRSSSRCRSPPRRQEFSNQATRIVVGDLAEKKSNKEELPGRTLKDLFVSTPSLESEAENTATSKIGFNSEGAFAAKISGGSFGGLRDEPGSPRPVWVGFRHRMLLRRAWRPMLVAIPE; encoded by the coding sequence ATGGCGACGCTGCAGAAATTCAAGCTGCTGGCGACGCAATGCGGCGTGGCGCCGAGTCCAACCCGAAGCCCTAGGACTAGCCCTTTGGTCCAGCTCCGTCGCCGGAAAACAACCTTGCGAATGCTACTTAGTCGGAGTTCCAGCCGCTGCCGCTCACCTCCTCGCCGGCAAGAATTCTCGAATCAGGCTACAAGGATCGTGGTAGGAGATCTGGCTGAGAAGAAGAGCAACAAGGAGGAGTTGCCAGGACGCACACTGAAGGACTTGTTTGTGTCAACGCCGTCTTTAGAATCCGAAGCCGAAAATACAGCGACAAGCAAGATCGGATTCAACAGCGAAGGAGCATTTGCAGCAAAAATCAGCGGTGGGAGTTTTGGGGGTTTGAGAGATGAACCGGGTTCCCCAAGACCGGTATGGGTTGGGTTTAGGCACAGAATGCTACTGAGGAGGGCTTGGCGTCCCATGCTTGTTGCGATTCCCGAGTAA
- the LOC120011238 gene encoding glycosyltransferase BC10-like codes for MVKDLSIRMKREVREWNLQIITTIVFFLSMASLVIVLGLFINNHVKKFLASEELYFPEPPASSSVCSNRSINLEDFIAPKDMLHWTSDKELFWLASMVPRISEFPYNHTRKVAFMFLCRGRLPLAPLWEMFFKGHEGLYSIYLHTSPEFSEEPPESSVFHKRRIPSKAVQWGKASMIDAERRLLANALLDFSNERFVLLSETCIPLFNFTTIYNYLIQSNLSFVGSFDDPRHIGRGRYNKRMFPTVSLSDWRKGNQWFEIHRKIAIEVVSDVKLYPVFNHHCKAPCYMDEHYLPTLVTKIYPAMNSNRSITWVDWSRGGSHPTKFLRKDVSEEFMNRIRYGFNCTYNGGLSNVCFLFARKFHPNTLEPLLRLAATLFGFDP; via the exons ATGGTGAAAGACCTCTCTATACGCATGAAAAGAGAAGTTAGAGAATGGAATCTTCAAATCATAACCACGATAGTTTTCTTCTTGTCAATGGCATCCTTAGTGATTGTTCTTGGACTCTTCATCAACAATCACGTTAAGAAGTTCTTGGCGTCTGAAGAACTTTATTTCCCTGAACCGCCTGCATCATCATCTGTTTGTTCAAACAGAAGTATCAATCTAGAAGATTTTATAGCTCCCAAGGATATGCTGCATTGGACGAGCGATAAGGAGCTATTCTGGCTAGCGTCAATGGTGCCGCGCATCTCTGAGTTCCCTTACAATCACACACGTAAGGTGGCTTTCATGTTCTTATGCAGGGGAAGATTGCCATTGGCACCACTATGGGAAATGTTCTTCAAGGGGCATGAAGGTCTTTACTCAATCTACCTTCATACATCGCCAGAATTCTCCGAAGAGCCCCCAGAATCCTCTGTATTTCACAAGCGTAGGATTCCAAGCAAG GCAGTTCAATGGGGAAAGGCATCGATGATCGACGCTGAAAGGAGGTTATTAGCCAACGCCTTGCTCGACTTCTCCAATGAAAGATTTGTTTTACTCTCTGAGACATGCATTCCTCTGTTCAACTTCACTACAATCTACAACTACCTAATCCAATCTAACCTCAGCTTCGTTGGCTCATTCGACGATCCAAGACACATAGGTCGTGGCAGATACAACAAGCGAATGTTTCCAACCGTGTCATTATCCGATTGGCGTAAGGGCAACCAGTGGTTTGAAATCCACCGGAAGATCGCCATCGAAGTAGTATCAGATGTGAAACTCTACCCTGTGTTCAACCACCATTGCAAGGCTCCATGTTACATGGATGAGCATTACTTGCCAACTCTTGTGACCAAAATATACCCTGCAATGAACTCTAATAGAAGTATTACTTGGGTGGATTGGTCTAGAGGAGGCTCACATCCAACCAAGTTTTTGAGAAAAGATGTTTCAGAAGAATTTATGAACAGAATTAGGTATGGTTTTAATTGTACATATAATGGTGGGTTGAGCaatgtttgctttctttttgcAAGGAAATTTCATCCCAACACACTCGAGCCTTTGCTAAGGTTAGCTGCAACACTTTTTGGCTTTGATCCTTGA
- the LOC120005799 gene encoding glycosyltransferase BC10-like — translation MKSQNQNFPTPFTKLFNTQIQFLNLLSSSILFAFGISFGILIGFYLKDILFSLRITQFSLSTSSLAPTTPSPTSRIGLEDYLKPPNITHDMEDEELLWRASMAPRIREYPFDRVPKVAFMFLTRGPVLMSPLWEKFFKGHEGMYSIYVHSDPSYNESEPESPVFHGRRIPSKEVQWGNVNMIEAERRLLANALLDISNQRFVLLSETCIPLFNFSTTYSYLINSTRNFVGSYDMPGPVGRGRYNQHMSPEITIEQWRKGSQWFEMDRDLAIEVVSDKKYFPLFKKHCKNNCYADEHYLPTFVSIKFGERNSNRSLTWVDWSHGGPHPAKFIRTQVTKEFLERMRSGSRCEYNGNPNTNICFLFARKFLPHALDRLLRFAPKVMQFGE, via the exons ATGAAGAGCCAAAATCAAAACTTTCCGACTCCATTCACCAAGCTGTTCAATACCCAGATTCAATTCCTCAATCTCCTCTCATCTTCAATCTTATTCGCATTTGGTATAAGTTTTGGGATTTTAATCGGTTTCTATCTCAAGGACATCTTGTTCAGTTTACGAATCAcccaattctctctctctacatcgTCATTAGCACCAACTACACCATCACCTACCAGTCGCATAGGATTGGAAGATTATCTAAAACCACCTAATATCACTCATGACATGGAAGATGAGGAATTGCTGTGGAGAGCTTCAATGGCTCCGAGGATTCGCGAATACCCGTTCGATCGGGTTCCTAAGGTTGCATTCATGTTCTTAACGAGGGGACCAGTTTTGATGTCTCCCTTGTGGGAAAAGTTCTTCAAGGGGCATGAAGGGATGTACTCAATTTACGTGCACTCAGATCCATCTTATAATGAATCAGAACCAGAAAGTCCAGTGTTCCATGGCAGGAGAATTCCCAGTAAG GAAGTTCAATGGGGAAATGTGAACATGATCGAAGCAGAGCGTCGCCTTCTTGCGAATGCTCTGCTAGACATCTCAAACCAACGTTTTGTTCTTCTTTCAGAAACATGTATTCCCCTCTTCAACTTCTCCACCACCTATTCATACCTAATTAACTCAACCCGAAACTTCGTGGGGTCCTACGATATGCCAGGACCTGTCGGTCGAGGCCGATACAACCAACATATGAGTCCAGAGATTACAATTGAGCAATGGAGAAAAGGTTCCCAATGGTTCGAGATGGACAGAGATTTAGCCATTGAAGTTGTCTCAGATAAGAAATACTTCCCCCTATTCAAAAAGCATTGCAAGAACAATTGTTATgcagatgaacattatttaccaACATTTGTGAGTATTAAATTTGGGGAGAGGAACTCGAACAGGAGCTTGACTTGGGTTGATTGGTCACATGGTGGTCCTCACCCAGCTAAGTTTATTAGAACTCAAGTGACAAAAGAGTTTCTGGAGAGGATGAGAAGTGGGAGTAGATGTGAATATAATGGTAATCCCAACACCAAcatttgtttcttgtttgctAGGAAATTCTTGCCTCATGCATTAGACAGGCTGTTGAGATTTGCACCAAAAGTGATGCAATTCGGGGAATAG
- the LOC120005792 gene encoding probable leucine-rich repeat receptor-like protein kinase At1g68400, protein MNRRTKTQTLLHSPRLSLSLAKMAKPTFFITHIAFSLLLCFSLTGASLNPDLEPLMQFKAASDAANKLTTWNSTTDPCTSWTGVSCLKNRVSHLVLENLDLHGPLEPLAALTQLRVLSLKQNLFSGSIPDLSNFTALKLLFLSHNNFTGDFPASVTSLFRLYRLDLSFNNFTGKIPETVNRLTHLLTLRLENNLFSGSITGLNMPNLQDFNVTGNRISGEIPKSLAGFSESSFAENAGLCGSPMQSCKGIVSDPTKPGSDGAVGSPVIPANNPKTVPSSPSAMPSSTEPQSPTNRRHNGAAKISPVALIAIILGDVLVLALISLLLYCYFWRNYVAKMSDGKRSKLLESEKIVYSSSPYPNQVGYERGTIVFFDGVKRFELEDLLRASAEMLGKGGFGTAYKAVLDDGNVVAVKRLKDANVGGRKEFEQHIEVLGRLRHHNLVSLKAYYFAREEKLLVYDYMPNGSLFWLLHGNRGPGRTPLDWTTRLKIAAGAARGLAFIHNSCKSLRLAHGNVKSTNILLDVTGNARVSDFGLSAFASPTASAPRSNGYRAPESSDGRKATQKSDVYSFGVLLLELLTGKCPSAVDAGVPGCAYGGAVDLPRWVQSVVREEWTAEVFDLELMRYKDIEEEMVGLLQIALSCTIVSPDQRPRMSHVVKMIEEMRGVEVSPCHETLGSVSESPCLSEDTCGASQ, encoded by the exons ATGAACCGTCGCACCAAAACACAGACTTTACTTCACTCTCcacgcctctctctctctctcgcaaaAATGGCGAAACCTACTTTCTTTATCACCCACATTGCCTTTTCTCTGTTACTCTGCTTCTCACTCACCGGAGCTTCTCTGAACCCAGATTTGGAACCATTGATGCAGTTCAAAGCCGCATCAGACGCAGCCAACAAGCTCACAACATGGAACTCCACCACCGACCCTTGCACCAGTTGGACCGGCGTCTCTTGTCTCAAAAACCGAGTCTCACATCTCGTCCTCGAAAACCTTGATCTCCATGGCCCTCTGGAGCCCTTGGCCGCTCTCACTCAACTACGGGTCCTTAGCTTGAAACAGAACCTATTCTCTGGCTCTATTCCCGACCTCTCTAACTTTACTGCTCTCAAGCTTCTCTTCTTGTCTCACAACAACTTCACCGGTGATTTCCCTGCATCTGTAACTTCGCTTTTCAGGTTGTACCGTCTCGATCTGTCGTTCAACAACTTTACAGGCAAGATTCCAGAGACGGTCAACCGTTTGACTCATTTACTCACTCTTCGTCTCGAGAACAACTTGTTTTCTGGTTCGATTACCGGTTTGAATATGCCTAACTTGCAAGATTTCAACGTCACCGGAAACCGGATATCCGGCGAAATACCAAAATCGCTGGCCGGATTCTCTGAATCGTCTTTTGCGGAAAACGCGGGTCTGTGTGGATCTCCGATGCAGAGTTGTAAAGGCATTGTAAGTGACCCAACAAAACCCGGATCCGACGGGGCTGTAGGTTCACCAGTAATTCCGGCTAATAACCCGAAAACGGTACCATCATCACCAAGTGCAATGCCTTCAAGTACAGAACCCCAAAGCCCCACAAATCGACGACACAATGGAGCAGCTAAAATAAGTCCAGTAGCTCTAATCGCAATCATCCTCGGCGATGTTTTAGTCCTTGCGCtgatctctctccttctctactGCTACTTCTGGCGCAATTACGTGGCCAAAATGAGTGACGGCAAGCGCTCAAAACTCCTGGAGAGCGAGAAGATTGTCTACTCGTCCAGCCCGTACCCGAACCAGGTTGGGTACGAGCGGGGTACGATAGTATTCTTCGATGGGGTGAAGCGATTTGAGCTGGAAGACTTGCTTCGTGCCTCTGCTGAAATGCTTGGGAAGGGAGGATTTGGGACTGCTTACAAAGCGGTGCTCGATGATGGGAATGTGGTTGCAGTGAAGCGGCTTAAGGATGCGAATGTCGGCGGGAGGAAGGAGTTTGAGCAGCATATAGAGGTGTTAGGAAGGTTGAGGCATCATAATTTGGTTAGCTTGAAGGCTTACTACTTTGCCAGGGAAGAGAAATTGCTGGTCTACGATTACATGCCTAACGGGAGCTTGTTTTGGCTTCTTCATG GTAACCGTGGGCCCGGGCGTACCCCGTTGGACTGGACGACAAGGCTCAAAATAGCAGCAGGAGCGGCCCGTGGGCTTGCCTTTATTCACAACTCGTGTAAGTCTCTCAGGCTGGCCCACGGTAATGTCAAGTCCACAAACATCCTACTGGACGTCACGGGCAATGCACGTGTTTCAGATTTTGGACTCTCGGCATTTGCATCCCCAACCGCCTCTGCCCCAAGATCCAACGGTTACCGTGCGCCGGAATCATCCGACGGTCGAAAAGCCACCCAGAAATCTGACGTTTACTCTTTCGGGGTTCTTCTCTTAGAGCTGCTCACGGGGAAGTGTCCGTCTGCTGTCGATGCTGGTGTGCCCGGGTGTGCGTACGGTGGGGCTGTAGATTTACCTAGGTGGGTCCAGTCTGTTGTGAGGGAAGAATGGACGGCGGAGGTTTTTGATTTGGAGCTGATGCGGTACAAAGATATAGAGGAGGAAATGGTGGGGTTGTTGCAGATTGCATTGTCTTGTACTATTGTTTCGCCTGATCAACGGCCTAGGATGAGTCACGTCGTCAAGATGATTGAGGAGATGAGAGGCGTTGAGGTTTCTCCTTGCCACGAAACGCTCGGGTCTGTCTCCGAATCGCCGTGCTTGTCGGAGGACACTTGCGGAGCTAGCCAGTGA